In Verrucomicrobiia bacterium, the genomic stretch CCGCCGCCAGCGCCGCGGGCTCGCCGCTGCGAAACAACGCCGCCGTCACCGCCACATTCGCCCCCACATACACCATGCCGGAAAATTGCGCCTGAATGAAACCCGCCGCCGTGCGCGGGGTCAGGGTGGCGCTCACCACCTGCAGCCCCTCGCTCGCCAGCGGCGGCGTGTCATCCACCGGAATGATGGCATTGGTGTTGGTGGGGGTGATCAGCTCGGCCATCACCGCCTGCCGCCACGCCTGCGGCGGCAGCCGCCAGCGCAAACCCGCCGCAGCCGACGCATCAGCCGACAAAAACTCCCCCCCCGCGCCCGCCGGCAGGCGCACCACCTGCGCGCCGTCGAATACGTACAAGTCCCCCTTGGCCACTGCAATGATGCGGTCCACGTACGCCGGCGAGTAGGGATAACGATAAATCAACGCCCCCGTGGCCAGATCCGTCCACGCATTGGTGGCCGGCCCGGGCGGCACCGAAATGAGAAACGCATCGGCCGCGTTGCCCCCGATGGTCACCTTGTAATCCCCCGGCGCCAGCGTCACCGCAAACTGCCCCTGCGCGTCCGTCTGCACGGTTTGCACCGCGCTGAAAATGATCGTGGGCGCATCCGCCATCGGCGTGGACAACGGCGTGAAAGTCAGGTTCGTGGCGGCGGGGTTCAACGCCGTATCCTTGATGTTCCCCGTCACCAGCGCCGCCGGGGCGGACGCCACAGTGATCAACAGCAGGATGAGATGGCGCATAATAAAGCCTGTCGCGTTTGGGGGGGAAGCCCCGGCCGCCCGCGAAGGGATAACGGACGGCCGGGGTGGGTGGGTGGGGTGGGGTGGGAGTCGGGAAGGAAGGGGTGAACCTTGCTTAAGAAGCTGCGGTTTGCAGGCCGGCCACCGCGCCCGTGGCCATCAGCCCGATGGTGAAACGCTCGAGCGCGCGCACCAAAATTTCATCCGTGCTGAAGGCCGCCTCCACACTGGCCGCAATGTTCACCCCCCCGCGCACCGCCAGGTACTGGTAGGAAAGATCGCCAAACAGCGCAAACACCTTGGCGGCATTGGCCGCAGTGCTGTAGGGCGGCAGCGTGTCCACCCACCGCACCGGAAAACCGTCCAGCGTGGCGCCCTGCGCCGCATGGGCGTTGTAGGGGCGATCCCCGCTGGTGTTGAAACCCGCCAGGTGCTGCTCAAACGAGGGATGACAGTAATACGCCGCGCCCCCCAGCACCGCGGCATCCGGCACCGCCCGCAACGCCCGCCAGTTGCCCAGCGTGGAATCGGAGTACCGCGTCTTGGTGGCCGCCATCTGGCTCACCATCCCGTTGGTCAGCGTGGACTTCGTCAGCCCCTGCAGCCCGTCATACGTCCCCGTCCCGTCCGCCGTGAAAAACACCACATCCTCAATCCGCGCCAGTTGCCGCGCCGCATACCGCGCCAGAAACTGCCCCATCGCCACCACGCTGTCCGCCTCGATCTCCGCCGGCAGCCGGATCAACCCGCCCCACTTCGACGCCGACAGCGTCACCAGCTCGAGCTGCGGCGACTTCTCCGGCACCCCGGCGCTCATCGCAATCAACCCAAACACCGGATCCGTCTTCAGCCGCGGCAGCTTCACCACCCCCGCCCCCAGCGGAAACACCGTCCCGTATCGCCGCGCCGCCCCGTACTGCGCCACCAGCTCCACGATCTCCCCGGAAAATTGCGTGGGCAGCGGTATGTCCGTCGCCGTCAGCGCCGCCTTGTATTCCGCCCCCAGCACCTCCCGGCACAGCCCGGCCAGATTCTCCCGCGGGCTGCTGGGCAGCGCGTCCAGCCGCCCGCTCTTGAGCGCGCCCGCAATCACCACCGCCGCCAGATGCCGCGCACACGCCTCGCTCACCCGCCCCGCGGCGGCCGCGGCGGGCACCGGCCCGCCCTGCAGCCGGCGCAGCCGGTCAAAGTCCCCCCGCAACGCCTCCAACTGCTGGTCATGCATTTGCAGATGCTCCCGCACACGGCTGACCCCGGCATGAATGTCGCCCAGCGTCGCCGTCAGTTCATCGAGTTGTTTTTGTTCCATGGATTCTCAGGGTTTTTGAGGTTGAGGTTGAAGCTGTACTGCCCACAAAGTTCACCCGGCCCCCAACAATCGCGCCGTCGCCGCCGCCAGTCGCAGCCACGGCTCCGCCCCGGCGCCCCCGCCGGGCAGGGCCTGCCGCGTCAACTGCAGCAGCTCCTCCACCGCCTGCACCTCGGCGCGCCCCAGCGCCCCCGCCTTCACGGCCAGGGCCAGGGCATTGGGGTTGGCCGGCACCGGCACGGCGCTGACCTCCAGCAGCTCCTGCTCCAGAAAACGCCGCCGCCACGCCGTGCGCTCCGTGCCGTTCTCCCACCGCAACGGGATGAATCCCACACTGACGGCGCGCAAAAAACCGCCCCGGTACAGCTCATACGCCATCCGCGCCAGCGGATTGATGTGCGTGGCAAACTGCACCCGCAGCCACAGATGCCCCCCCCGCACCTCCACCGCTGTGGCCCGGCCCAGCGTGAAAAGAATGTTGTCGTAGTGGTGGGCATTTTGAAAAACGGGATTG encodes the following:
- a CDS encoding phage major capsid protein produces the protein MEQKQLDELTATLGDIHAGVSRVREHLQMHDQQLEALRGDFDRLRRLQGGPVPAAAAAGRVSEACARHLAAVVIAGALKSGRLDALPSSPRENLAGLCREVLGAEYKAALTATDIPLPTQFSGEIVELVAQYGAARRYGTVFPLGAGVVKLPRLKTDPVFGLIAMSAGVPEKSPQLELVTLSASKWGGLIRLPAEIEADSVVAMGQFLARYAARQLARIEDVVFFTADGTGTYDGLQGLTKSTLTNGMVSQMAATKTRYSDSTLGNWRALRAVPDAAVLGGAAYYCHPSFEQHLAGFNTSGDRPYNAHAAQGATLDGFPVRWVDTLPPYSTAANAAKVFALFGDLSYQYLAVRGGVNIAASVEAAFSTDEILVRALERFTIGLMATGAVAGLQTAAS
- a CDS encoding HK97 family phage prohead protease produces the protein MKATVRQAGGGGRESVAPDLESEFGGRLVTLSTGQAGLRSALAVRARPAAPEAEAGGPELPLMDFLASDATLDRAGEVVAPEGWRLENYRRNPVFQNAHHYDNILFTLGRATAVEVRGGHLWLRVQFATHINPLARMAYELYRGGFLRAVSVGFIPLRWENGTERTAWRRRFLEQELLEVSAVPVPANPNALALAVKAGALGRAEVQAVEELLQLTRQALPGGGAGAEPWLRLAAATARLLGAG